GATagaatttttatattatgttgcaCTATTTTTAGCAACACAAAAGAAACATAATAtactaaaaaatactataacatagttTTTTTAACTAAAAACATTATAATTAGATCAGTTTAtagaaaaacaaaggaaaaatgGGTATGTGGCTTGGAGTATTCTTGGTAGTAGGTAATtcttgagaatatatatatatatataatgagttgATTTAGGGTAGGAATGCAAAAAATCCTTGTCTAAGTGAACGAGATGTGGCCACACCGAATAATAAATAATCTTCCCATTAAAGGGGGGAGAACGTGACGTCCATTCAATTAATTAAAGCAACATCCATTTAATATTAAGCTCGTTGCACTCTTTGACATCTCCGACTACGTGGGCggatgccatgccatgccatgcacATGCCCATTACTTAATAATAGCCCACATGAGTCGCGATGTCCATTATTTTGTGCTATTATCTCATGTTAATTAGCAGGTGGTGTTTCCTCGTCGTCACCAGAAGGTGACACGATCGCTACTCGGTTGCCTCCCCAGAGACCCAAGGGATGCTTAAGCCCTTCAATTAACCACTAATCTAATCCACCTGTTCAACTGTTCCGCCGGAACAGCTTCCATCCCCCTCACCCAGGGATCACGAACGAACCTAATCATCCGTTCTTTAACGGGGAACAGGATGTGTATCTCCGGCCTCAGAGATACTTTACATCGTCCGCTGCAAAGAAGACGAGGAAGGAAGCAGCAAGCAAACCAAACCCTCCCCTGAGGCGGATTCTTCTGCTTCATCTGCCCAATTTGCTCTTCGATCTTGGCGTCGAATCCCTAAAGGttgatctttttggtgggaatttGGAGGAAAGATGAGCTCCAATCCGAACAACGACTGCGCGGGGTGGCTTTTCGCCTCGGATTTCATCTGGGACGCTCGGATCATCGACGGCCCCTCAGCTTCGAGGTGATTCCTTCTTCTTAGTCCTGCAGTTTAATTTCCTTGTCCGGTTTGTAGATTAAATGCGTTGAACTTGTTTGTCGAGTTACCTTGTTATCAACAAATTGGCAATCTCCCCAGTACAATGTATATCATGTTCTGTGAACAATTTGGTCTATTAGATATTGGCCTCCATGAtctgattaattaattaattgaatAAGATGATTTACTTGCATCTTAATGTTCCTTGAGAGCATATCTATGTATCCCAAAATTGTCATCAGCTTGATGTTTGATGTTTGATGTTTCTTATTCTTGTTGTGTCATGTGCAGTGCAATGCTTGGGTTTGATGTGTTGAGCAAGGAGGACAACTGCCCAAACAATGGTTCCCGGAAGAAACGGTATGAAGTATCTTTCTTTTCTATGGAGTACACGCATCTTTCACCTGCATTTAGGGTAAAGTTGAATAAGGAATCACAAATTTTCCGAAAATTGTGGGATTTTCTTTATGATTGGTAGTCACATCAGGAAACTACTATTAGGAAGAACTATTGTTTGTTTATGCTTAAAATAGTTTCTCCTCATGATCAAGATATTGTACAACAACAGCATATAGAAGACAAGTGCAGTTCCTTCTGGTAAAGGAAAAGTGCCTCACCAGTTTACTTTTGCACTTATTGTCATGATTATGATATTTGCATGATCTTCTCAATATTCATGTCTATATCATGTCTTTTATTCAGTGTCTCACCCCAGTATTTGATCTTGGATGAGTTGTAAGGCATGTGAAAGAATATACATAATATCTTAAGCTGAATAAAGTTTGATCAATTCACTTTCTGCAACTTTGATATCGAGATCGTTGTTGGTAAGTCAATCTTTTGTTCTGATGTAACAAGTTGGGAGAATTTCATTCTTCAAACAacacttcttcctttcttttttaggACATTTGATGTGAATACTTGCTCATTTTGTTGTTCTGCAGAAACCGTGTGGAGTCATGTGCTGCACCAGGCACAAAAGCTTGCCGTGAGAAACTGCGAAGGGATAGACTCAATGATAGGCATGTTCGACCACCATGCAACTGTTGCCATATGCTGGAAAAGCAGCCTGTTTGTGAGTATCATGTTATGCATATTATTGTCCTCCACCTCTGATTCATGATGTTACATGATCAGGTTCACGGAGTTGTGCTCGGTCATGGATCCTGGAAAGCCTCCCAAGACAGACAAATCTGCCATTTTGAGTGATGCCACTCGTCTTATGAACCATTTGCGTCTTGAAGCAAAGAAGCTCAAAGACTCGAATGAAGCATTCAAAGATGCCATAAAGAGTCTGAAGGTGACAAGTGAACTATTGTCATATTCATCTCTATTTATGTTGCTTTATGTCTAGCTGGTTGAACCGAGTTCAGATATGCAAAATTTAGGATCGCAGTTGCTTTTTCAACTACAGTCATCACCATAACATGGTATCTAAAACCTGCAAAATGACTTTAAATTACACTAGTCAAGTATTCGGATCAAGATCAACCGGGACATGCTTTACAGCCTCTATGCTACCTCCATCAAACTGCAACAACTATGGGCTCAAGATATAGAATGGTCAAACAAATCATGGACAATATAGGCAGTTCTCATTCATCGTATTGACACAGTCAAGTTAGCTTCcaaaatatattttcaataaCCAAAGCTTCAAAAACAACTAGGATGAACATATTTCTATCGACCGTTTACAATTACCATGATAACAAGCTTTTAATGTTTCTTGCTTCATTGGCATGCCTTGCAGGCAGAGAAATTGGAGCTAAGGGATGAGAAAATGAGGCTGAAGGCTGAGAAGGAGCGGACGGAACAGATGCTCAAAGCCATTAGCACTACACCCCAGTTCATGACTCAACCAGCTGCCGCAACTCCTCATTCAGCATCAGTTGCAGCTCACATCAAAACCATCCCGCACCCGAACTACATGCCAATGGGCATGTGGCGATGGATACCTCCAGCCGCTTTGGATACTTCTCAGGATCATGTGCTAAGGCCGCCTGTTGCTTAGTAACTTTTTCCAATATCCTGGCATTAAAAACACTCATCATTTAGCTTGCATTGGTTGTTAATGTCAACTTATCTAAATGTATTGCAGATTTATCATCTGTGTCAGAATTTTTtagtctcattcaagtttttagtTCTTGGTAAATTGTAACAGAACTAAAATTTTATGAAGATGGAATGGATGCGTGGACTATGACCAGCTTGAGATGGTGTTTGGCAAACTGAGGTGGAAAGTGCAGCTCATTCCTGTCGTTGTGGAGTTTGATCAAGCTGTTAATGACTCGTTTAATCCATATATATACTTCCAAAGTAAGTGTTAATTGTACTTACCTCTCTTAAATGTTAATATGCATGTTCTTTGTACTATTCAATAATTATTTCTCTTAAGATAGATTTACTATGAATTGAGTATTTCAGTGATCTCATCGAGCTAAGAGTATTTGAAAATGTttcgtcttttattttatgaaaatGAATTCTTATTCCATTATTTGGGGGGAAAAAGGGATCAAAACACCAGATGAGCAACATCCGAGTAGGGTATTCTGCAATCGCCTCCATGACAGAGACCAAGACTCGAGAACAAACGACGTCGATCGTCCATGCTGCCTTCACGCCAACGCATCAAATTCCATGCACGATAACATCACGCAGTTGCGGTTCTTCTCTTCTTGCATGTTCCATCATGCTCTCGATTTCGATCGCAAATGTACTTCTCAAGTTGCTGCTTTTGGTGCCAGCTTTGATCGAGACCGAGAGAAAGTAGGAGAATAAGAACAAGGCAAAATGGAGGATATGTCTTTCCAAACGCACTCGCAGAGACATTAAAGACGATGACGACTAAGAGCGACCTAAGAAGAAGCCTTTTCAACAAGAAAGGCAGGCATGGAAGAGAGAACACTCGATTCTATTCTTATCCGTCCTCCACGTCAGATAAAGACTAAAGAGGATGCCTCTCCCTCTCTTTATCAATGATGGAATATGTTCCTAATTTTGGGGTTCATTTCGATTCTTTTATCTTGAagggataaataaataaataaataaatatatatatatatatatatatatatatatgattttgtgAAACAATTATTCATCAAAATGACTAAAGCATATTTGTGCGGTTTGATCACGACTTTTAACACGAATCAGATGTTCGTTACGTAACCGTTCTTAGTTATATGTCGGCGCGGGACCACGTCACCCCGGAGAGGTGATACGGTCAGAAGGAATTATAACGGCTGGAGGTCTTTGTTACAGATTATAACGGAACGAGCCGATACGATGTGTTTACTGTATATATCCCCCGCGCGCGGGTGATCGATCGGATAGACGGCGAGAGACGAGGGGAAGCGGAAAGAAGAACAGAGAGAGCCACTTCGTCCCCGCGAACCCTAACCCCCACCTCGATCCCTAAGTCGATCCTCCAAAGCATCCATTGGAATCAGTCTTCTCCTTCTCGGTCCTTGCCTTTTTGCTTGTTTCGCGTGGGTTTTAGGAGCGGGAAGGGGGTTTTAGGTGGAGAGATCGAGGATGCCGATAGACGCGGCGTTGTTGGACGATATCATACGGCGGCTTCTGCTGTCCAAGGGCTCCCGGCCGGCCAAGTATGCGCAGCTAACGGATAAGGAGATCCGGCAGCTGTGCATTGCGTCGAAGGAGATCTTTCTCAGACAGCCCAATCTGCTGGAGCTCGAAGCCCCCATCAAGATCTGCGGTAAAGTGGCAAAAAGATTTAGTTTTTTTCTTACTGCAGTTTTGTATTTGGAGTTATATTCTTTGATCATAGAGTAACATTCTCAAGACAACATAGTATGTTTAGCTACCTCTTGCCTAAATTAGGGTAAAAGTTGATGCTGACATCACAGAATTGCATGTTCTTCAAGCTATTACTCATCAGCTGTACAAGATTCTAATGGGTTGTTTTGTCAATACCATTGCTTGATTTGCTTTATTCTAGCAACTTAGTTGGCATTTTCGAATATATCATCATCGGCTTAGCAGCAATGTCTGTATGGTATACAACATTCCACATCATGCGGCTTCATGTAGTCTTACCCTTGCAAGTAAAGATGATGTTTCGCAGCTCGAATTATGGTCACTCATGGTACAGAGGAGCAACCTTTTCGCGGTGGCAACATATATTCAAATCTAGTTTGGGATTAGTGTTCTCTACCTTCATGAATCTTTTGACATGGTGTAGTCATGTTGATTGATTCTAGATTCCTAGTAGAGGATTCATATTCAATCATCCATATGGGTTGATGAAAAAAAGGTGATGAATGATCTTCTCCGtgatagattttttttctctcatgtTTTATCTTGTGCCTTCTAAAATGACCAGTAATCAGTGTTCCTGGGGTGATTGTTGGTAAAAGCAGGTTCTTGTAATATCATGTAGTCTAGACAGAGGAGCATAGGTTCTCTTCCTCCGGTGCTATCCCTACAAATCCTTCAGACCTATCATTTACTGCCTGGATTTTGTTTGTGTGATACCAATCTGGATCCTTATCTTAAGAATTTGGAACTTTAATTTTGTCACTGCAGGAGATATTCATGGTCAGTATCCTGATCTTCTTCGGCTTTTCGAGTGTGGAGGATACCCCCCACAGGCAAATTATTTGTTCCTTGGGGACTACGTTGATCGTGGCAAGCAGAGCATAGAAACCATATGCCTGCTCCTGGCATACAAGATCAAGTACCCAGAGAGCTTCTTCCTTCTCAGGGGTAACCATGAATGTGCTTCCATTAGTCGCATATATGGCTTTTATGATGAGTGCAAGAGGAGATACTATGTTCATCTATGGAGAGTCTTTACTGATTGTTTCAACTGCCTCCCGGCTGCTGCACTTATCGAGGACAAGATACTCTGCATGCATGGGGGTCTATCTCCTCAATTGAAGAACTTGAACCAGATACGAAACATTGCACGGCCGGTGGATGTTCCAGACACTGGTCTCCTCTGTGATCTGCTATGGTCGGACCCTGACGAAAACATCCAGGGCTGGGGAGAAAATGATAGAGGTATCTCTTACACATTTGGGCCAGACGTGGTAGCTCAGTTTCTTCAGAAGCTTGATATAGACCTCATCTGCCGTGCCCATGAGGTTGGTGGTGTCATCTAGACGGTTCATTTGTGGTTTCGACACATTTGCCATGAGCTATGGTGCTTCGCATTGCTTGACGATGAACTGGTCACTTGGGCAGGTCGTGCAAGATGGATATAAATTCTTTGCGAGACAGCAGCTGGTGACACTGTTCTCTGCTCCAAACTATTGCGGGAAATTTGATAATGTCGGTGCTATAATGAATGTGGATGGAAATCTGACATGTTCGTTTCAGATTCTACAGCCAACTGAAAAGATGGGATTGTGGAATAAGTTATCACGATCTGGAACGTCTCCTGGAAAGGTATTAAATATCAATCTCTTTGCAATTTAACCAGCCATAACTATAGTACATTGGTACGATGAGTTGTCATGTTTGAGATAGCATTATATATTCTTTTTCTCAAATCGTTTTCCATCTGAAATTGCACAAATTTTAATGGGATTCTTCTCTTGCAAATTGGAGGCATGTTTGTAGTCGTTTCTTCTTCATCCACCAGAGGCCAGTGATGTAGTCGTGCATATTTataagagagaagaaaaagaaaagtatacttttttgtttgtttgtttttttgcaTAGGAAACTAACATGTTTTCTTTTGATATCATTTATATGTTAGTTAGCCTAAGGGATATGGTGGTTTCCATATTAATTCATCCAATCATTtaataggcttggagttttgggtTTATAACCTGTTGACCTTTTTTGATTGGAATAGATGCGGCACTCGAACGATCCTATTATTGCAGGCTGACATAATAGCTTACAGGGGATATCTGGTGACCTAAATCTGAATCATTTAACCAAATGTACATTATTTTATAatctagtctttttttttttcctttctttgccTTTTTACTTGAATTTCTGACCATGGTCTAGTCACATTTGGCTCCTTAGAAACTCACCGCTCTTTAGACTAGCAGTATGGGGTCTTAAATGCAAGTGATTGCTGCAAATAGGATACAGTTCATGTGGAAATATGGTTTAGAACTGGTATCATCACTCCAACTTGTTCTTTGGATGCATGTCTGTTATTTTCGTTTTGTAGAACAAATGATTAATCTTCTTATAGACAAGACATTCTGCATCAGGCAAAGTTGTATtaatcgattttttttttctgatctaTTAGTAGGTTTGTTAAGACGAGACTCGATCAATTTTATTTAATCTAAACTATTGATCAAAATGATAAGTTTAATCTttcaattttatttgattttaactacatatcaaaatatttaaattgaatttgatattaatatattcatcaaatcctCGTAAGTTAATCTTAATTCAGATTAATCTTTATCAGTTTTTTCTTGCTCTATAATCAAATTTTATTGGGTTTTGATGTGAAGCACTCTGTCCGAGTACGAAAGGAGGTCTGCAGTCCTTTTAGTTGATCTTGAATATTTGACAGACAGACCTTTTGAAAAATGTTGTTGTCAAATATTCAATattcaatattaaaaaaatttctttttcaatatatatatatatatgtgtgtgtattgcaTATTCCTTTTATGATCTGCTTATTGATATTGTCAGACCATGCCAGTCATAAGGACAGACAACGCTTTTAACAGACTCATTTTCTAAGGTCCTTTTGGCAAAGCTACTGTGCTCTGTTCATTGTGGTACCGTAGATCATGAATGCCGCAAAGTGCAACTTCCGTATTTGTTTCCTCACATCTAATGGTTCATTATAGCTGTCCTGAGTTGGCATATAGGAAGCATGTGTCTTCATAAA
This DNA window, taken from Musa acuminata AAA Group cultivar baxijiao chromosome BXJ3-7, Cavendish_Baxijiao_AAA, whole genome shotgun sequence, encodes the following:
- the LOC135642807 gene encoding transcription factor ILR3-like gives rise to the protein MSSNPNNDCAGWLFASDFIWDARIIDGPSASSAMLGFDVLSKEDNCPNNGSRKKRNRVESCAAPGTKACREKLRRDRLNDRFTELCSVMDPGKPPKTDKSAILSDATRLMNHLRLEAKKLKDSNEAFKDAIKSLKAEKLELRDEKMRLKAEKERTEQMLKAISTTPQFMTQPAAATPHSASVAAHIKTIPHPNYMPMGMWRWIPPAALDTSQDHVLRPPVA
- the LOC135643137 gene encoding serine/threonine-protein phosphatase PP1 isozyme 6-like; the protein is MPIDAALLDDIIRRLLLSKGSRPAKYAQLTDKEIRQLCIASKEIFLRQPNLLELEAPIKICGDIHGQYPDLLRLFECGGYPPQANYLFLGDYVDRGKQSIETICLLLAYKIKYPESFFLLRGNHECASISRIYGFYDECKRRYYVHLWRVFTDCFNCLPAAALIEDKILCMHGGLSPQLKNLNQIRNIARPVDVPDTGLLCDLLWSDPDENIQGWGENDRGISYTFGPDVVAQFLQKLDIDLICRAHEVVQDGYKFFARQQLVTLFSAPNYCGKFDNVGAIMNVDGNLTCSFQILQPTEKMGLWNKLSRSGTSPGKVWKD